One window from the genome of Haliaeetus albicilla chromosome 26, bHalAlb1.1, whole genome shotgun sequence encodes:
- the GFI1B gene encoding zinc finger protein Gfi-1b, which yields MPRSFLVKSKKAHTYHQHRFVEDDLPILMWDPITSPFTAIGNKTPEDTKKQDLECVVPKQEKDPPELKEESVPVQYLSRMLPGPSAQEMAIPGLQIKDCSNTTSTPTFYKTGFSWDAFHLPYSYRQMSSTMQSALLEHPVSLYGSHLLPSTEPPLDYSMHYSSDMETYHCVKCNKVFSTPHGLEVHVRRSHSGTRPFACEVCGKTFGHAVSLEQHTNIHSQERSFECKMCGKTFKRSSTLSTHLLIHSDTRPYPCQYCGKRFHQKSDMKKHTYIHTGEKPHKCQVCGKAFSQSSNLITHSRKHTGFKPFSCELCAKGFQRKVDLRRHRETQHSLK from the exons ATGCCACGTTCTTTTTTGGTGAAGAGCAAAAAGGCTCATACCTATCATCAGCACCGCTTTGTGGAAGATGACCTGCCTATACTCATGTGGGATCCAATAACCTCTCCCTTCACTG CCATAGGAAACAAGACACCGGAAGATACCAAGAAACAGGACCTAGAATGCGTGGttccaaaacaagaaaaggacCCACCTGAACTGAAGGAAGAAAGTGTCCCTGTCCAGTACCTGAGCAGGATGCTGCCAGGCCCTTCAGCTCAAG AGATGGCCATCCCAGGTCTGCAGATCAAAGACTGCAGTAACACGACAAGCACCCCTACCTTCTACAAAACCGGCTTTTCTTGGGATGCTTTCCATTTGCCATACAGCTACCGACAGATGTCTTCCACCATGCAGTCAGCCCTCTTAGAGCACCCAGTTAGCCTGTACGGAAGCCACCTCCTGCCAAGCACCGAGCCCCCTCTGGATTACAGCATGCATTACTCCTCGGACATGGAGACCTACCACTGTGTGAAGTGCAACAAG gtaTTCTCCACTCCCCATGGACTGGAGGTCCATGTCCGAAGGTCTCACAGTGGGACCCGACCTTTTGCTTGTGAAGTATGCGGCAAAACCTTTGGACACGCTGTAAGCCTGGAGCAGCACACCAATATTCACTCCCAG GAAAGAAGTTTTGAGTGCAAGATGTGTGGGAAGACATTCAAACGTTCCTCCACCCTCTCCACTCATCTCCTGATCCATTCAGACACACGGCCCTATCCCTGCCAATACTGTGGCAAGCGCTTCCACCAGAAGTCAGATATGAAGAAACACACTTATATCCACACAG GGGAGAAGCCCCACAAGTGCCAGGTATGTGGCAAAGCCTTCAGCCAGAGCTCCAACCTCATCACTCACAGCCGCAAGCACACAGGCTTCAAGCCCTTCAGCTGTGAGCTCTGTGCCAAGGGCTTCCAGCGCAAAGTGGATCTACGGAGGCACCGAGAGACCCAACACAGTCTCAAGTGA
- the CEL gene encoding bile salt-activated lipase isoform X2 gives MARWEILCFALCSYLGVAWAATLGVVYTEGGFVEGESKKLGLFGDYVDIFRGIPFAAPPKTLEDPQPHPGWEGTLQAKEFKTRCIQMTLTQTDVRGSEDCLYLNIWIPQQRKHISTNLPVMIWIYGGAFLVGGSQGANFLNNYLYDGEEIAVRGNVIVVTINYRLGPLGFLSTGDASMPGNYGLKDQHMAIAWVKRNIKVFGGDPENITIFGESAGAVSVSLQMLSPKNKGLFKRAITQSGVGLCSWAIQNDPLSWAKKIAQHVGCPIDNTTTLANCLRVSDPKAVTLAYHLQLTNLPSPLVHTLALTPVIDGDFLPDMPENLFANAADIDYIGGINNMDGHIFAGIDLPAINRPLVKITAQEVYHLVKGLTVDRGERGANATYNLYTQVWGDNPDQEVMKRTVVDLITDYIFLVPTQWALYLHLQNARSAKTYSYLFSQPSRMPVYPSWVGADHADDLQYVFGKPFATPLGYLPKHRTVSSAMIAYWTNFARTGDPNKGNSKVPVAWLPYSNESSYYLEINSKINQDSLKQNLRSRYVNFWNTVYQSLPQVANISLTEELL, from the exons ATGGCTCGCTGGGAGATCCTGTGCTTTGCCTTGTGCTCCTACCTTGGGGTAGCATGGGCTGCAACC CTGGGTGTGGTGTACACCGAGGGCGGTTTTGTGGAAGGCGAGAGTAAAAAACTGGGACTCTTTGGGGACTATGTCGACATCTTCAGAGGGATCCCCTTTGCTGCCCCTCCAAAGACTCTGGAAGACCCCCAACCTCATCCTGGCTGGGAAG GAACACTGCAGGCAAAAGAATTCAAAACCCGCTGCATTCAGATGACACTTACACAAACTGATGTCCGTGGAAGCGAGGACTGTCTCTATCTGAACATCTGGATCCCTCAACAGAGGAAACATA TCTCTACCAACTTGCCAGTGATGATCTGGATCTACGGTGGCGCCTTCCTTGTAGGAGGGAGCCAGGGAGCCAATTTCCTCAATAACTACCTCTATGATGGCGAGGAGATTGCTGTGCGGGGCAACGTGATCGTGGTGACCATCAACTATCGCCTGGGGCCCCTAGGCTTCCTGAGCACTGGAGACGCAAGCATGCCAG GGAACTACGGGCTGAAGGACCAGCACATGGCTATTGCCTGGGTGAAAAGGAATATCAAGGTCTTTGGGGGTGACCCAGAAAACATCACCATCTTTGGGGAATCAGCTGGTGCCGTCAGTGTCTCCTTGCAG ATGTTGTCCCCAAAGAACAAGGGCCTGTTCAAGAGAGCCATCACCCAGAGTGGTGTCGGTCTCTGCAGCTGGGCCATCCAGAATGACCCGCTCTCCTGGGCTAAAAAG ATTGCACAACATGTGGGCTGCCCCATAGACAACACCACCACCTTGGCCAACTGCCTGCGCGTCTCCGACCCCAAAGCTGTGACGCTGGCCTACCACCTGCAGCTGACCAACCTGCCCT ctccccTGGTTCACACACTTGCCCTCACTCCTGTCATCGATGGAGACTTCCTCCCAGACATGCCAGAGAACCTCTTTGCCAACGCTGCTGACATTGACTACATTGGTGGGATCAATAACATGGATGGACACATCTTCGCTGGCATTGATTTGCCTGCTATCAATCGCCCATTGGTGAAAATCACTGC GCAAGAGGTCTATCATTTGGTCAAAGGACTTACTGTGGACAGGGGCGAGCGTGGAGCCAATGCGACATACAACCTCTACACACAAGTGTGGGGTGACAACCCGGACCAGGAGGTCATGAAGAGGACAGTGGTGGACCTGATTACTGACTACATTTTCCTGGTTCCCACACAGTGGGCACTGTATCTGCACCTGCAGAATGCCCG GAGTGCCAAGACATACAGCTACTTGTTCTCCCAGCCATCCCGAATGCCTGTCTACCCAAGCTGGGTAGGGGCAGACCATGCTGATGACCTGCAGTACGTGTTTGGAAAACCCTTTGCCACCCCTCTGGGCTACCTGCCCAAGCACAGGACTGTCTCAAGTGCCATGATTGCTTACTGGACCAACTTTGCCAGGACAGG TGATCCCAACAAAGGGAATTCGAAGGTGCCCGTTGCCTGGCTGCCCTACAGCAATGAGAGCAGTTACTACCTGGAAATCAACAGCAAGATAAACCAGGACTCTCTGAAGCAGAATCTGAGATCCCGGTACGTGAACTTCTGGAACACAGTCTATCAGAGTCTGCCGCAGGTTGCCAACATCTCCCTGACCGAGGAACTGCTGtga
- the CEL gene encoding bile salt-activated lipase isoform X1: MAPASPLPMPQLSRTSSHGKRSHFVTPSGRSQWLGRLCCLCIGLTEERMDGQTVCNQRMELMPLTRTCCLPSLLSGTLQAKEFKTRCIQMTLTQTDVRGSEDCLYLNIWIPQQRKHISTNLPVMIWIYGGAFLVGGSQGANFLNNYLYDGEEIAVRGNVIVVTINYRLGPLGFLSTGDASMPGNYGLKDQHMAIAWVKRNIKVFGGDPENITIFGESAGAVSVSLQMLSPKNKGLFKRAITQSGVGLCSWAIQNDPLSWAKKIAQHVGCPIDNTTTLANCLRVSDPKAVTLAYHLQLTNLPSPLVHTLALTPVIDGDFLPDMPENLFANAADIDYIGGINNMDGHIFAGIDLPAINRPLVKITAQEVYHLVKGLTVDRGERGANATYNLYTQVWGDNPDQEVMKRTVVDLITDYIFLVPTQWALYLHLQNARSAKTYSYLFSQPSRMPVYPSWVGADHADDLQYVFGKPFATPLGYLPKHRTVSSAMIAYWTNFARTGDPNKGNSKVPVAWLPYSNESSYYLEINSKINQDSLKQNLRSRYVNFWNTVYQSLPQVANISLTEELL; this comes from the exons ATGGCACCTGCATCTCCCCTACCCATGCCTCAGCTGTCCAGAACTAGTTCACATGGGAAAAGGTCCCACTTTGTCACTCCCTCAGGCCGGTCACAGTGGCTGGGGAGGCTTTGCTGCCTCTGTATTGGACTCACAGAGGAGaggatggatggacagacagtTTGCAACCAAAGGATGGAGTTGATGCCTCTAACTAGGACCTgctgtcttccctctctcctctcagGAACACTGCAGGCAAAAGAATTCAAAACCCGCTGCATTCAGATGACACTTACACAAACTGATGTCCGTGGAAGCGAGGACTGTCTCTATCTGAACATCTGGATCCCTCAACAGAGGAAACATA TCTCTACCAACTTGCCAGTGATGATCTGGATCTACGGTGGCGCCTTCCTTGTAGGAGGGAGCCAGGGAGCCAATTTCCTCAATAACTACCTCTATGATGGCGAGGAGATTGCTGTGCGGGGCAACGTGATCGTGGTGACCATCAACTATCGCCTGGGGCCCCTAGGCTTCCTGAGCACTGGAGACGCAAGCATGCCAG GGAACTACGGGCTGAAGGACCAGCACATGGCTATTGCCTGGGTGAAAAGGAATATCAAGGTCTTTGGGGGTGACCCAGAAAACATCACCATCTTTGGGGAATCAGCTGGTGCCGTCAGTGTCTCCTTGCAG ATGTTGTCCCCAAAGAACAAGGGCCTGTTCAAGAGAGCCATCACCCAGAGTGGTGTCGGTCTCTGCAGCTGGGCCATCCAGAATGACCCGCTCTCCTGGGCTAAAAAG ATTGCACAACATGTGGGCTGCCCCATAGACAACACCACCACCTTGGCCAACTGCCTGCGCGTCTCCGACCCCAAAGCTGTGACGCTGGCCTACCACCTGCAGCTGACCAACCTGCCCT ctccccTGGTTCACACACTTGCCCTCACTCCTGTCATCGATGGAGACTTCCTCCCAGACATGCCAGAGAACCTCTTTGCCAACGCTGCTGACATTGACTACATTGGTGGGATCAATAACATGGATGGACACATCTTCGCTGGCATTGATTTGCCTGCTATCAATCGCCCATTGGTGAAAATCACTGC GCAAGAGGTCTATCATTTGGTCAAAGGACTTACTGTGGACAGGGGCGAGCGTGGAGCCAATGCGACATACAACCTCTACACACAAGTGTGGGGTGACAACCCGGACCAGGAGGTCATGAAGAGGACAGTGGTGGACCTGATTACTGACTACATTTTCCTGGTTCCCACACAGTGGGCACTGTATCTGCACCTGCAGAATGCCCG GAGTGCCAAGACATACAGCTACTTGTTCTCCCAGCCATCCCGAATGCCTGTCTACCCAAGCTGGGTAGGGGCAGACCATGCTGATGACCTGCAGTACGTGTTTGGAAAACCCTTTGCCACCCCTCTGGGCTACCTGCCCAAGCACAGGACTGTCTCAAGTGCCATGATTGCTTACTGGACCAACTTTGCCAGGACAGG TGATCCCAACAAAGGGAATTCGAAGGTGCCCGTTGCCTGGCTGCCCTACAGCAATGAGAGCAGTTACTACCTGGAAATCAACAGCAAGATAAACCAGGACTCTCTGAAGCAGAATCTGAGATCCCGGTACGTGAACTTCTGGAACACAGTCTATCAGAGTCTGCCGCAGGTTGCCAACATCTCCCTGACCGAGGAACTGCTGtga
- the GTF3C5 gene encoding general transcription factor 3C polypeptide 5 produces the protein MAAGRQWRERGSAVLELPRTPRLVCVEYPGLVRDVGAMLRTLGGEQGVSRIYADPAKRLELYFRPKDPYCHPVCANRFPTSTMLLKVKRRTKKKKQLDTEEQIQPEVRFEMEILGTVTTVYKFQGMSDFQYLAMHSGPDGKQTSMYDKVLMLKPEKEEFFNRELPLYIPPPIFSRLDTPVDYFYRPDIQHREGYNNPQVSGENLIGLSRARRPHNAIFVNFDDEEIPTKPLDAAVQTWKKVCTNPVDKKVEEELRKLFEVRPVWSRNAVKANISVHPDKLKLLLPYLAYYMLTGPWRSLWVRFGYDPRKHPEAKIYQVLDFRIRCGMKYGYAPNDMPVKAKRSTYNYSLPITVKKQVSHTVSVHDLKQGLGTSGASGAKKPASSRYKLKESIYIFREGALPPYRQMFYQLCDLNVESLQKIIRRNDGTESECTERDGWCLPKTSDELRDTMSLMIKQIIRSTRPALFSNTTSSAAGKEQLAYESGEDEDDEEEEEEDFKPSDGSENEMETEILDYV, from the exons ATGGCGGCGGGGCGGCAGTGGCGGGAGCGGGGTTCGGCCGTCTTGGAGCTGCCCCGTACGCCGCGGTTGGTGTGTGTGGAGTACCCGGGGCTGGTGCGGGACGTCGGGGCCATGCTGCGGACgctgggaggagagcagggggtGTCGCGG ATTTATGCGGACCCTGCCAAAAGGCTGGAGCTGTATTTTCGCCCCAAGGACCCTTACTGCCATCCCGTATGTGCCAATCGCTTCCCCACCTCCACCATGCTGCTCAAGGTGAAAAGGAGgaccaagaagaaaaagcagttggACACCGAAGAACAAATCCAGCCAGAAGTCCGGtttgaaatggaaattcttGGGACTGTCACCACCGTTTACAAATTTCAAG GAATGTCTGATTTCCAGTACCTGGCAATGCACTCTGGTCCTGATGGCAAACAAACCTCCATGTATGATAAGGTTCTAATGCTCAAgccagagaaggaagaatttttcAATAGGGAATTACCTCTCTACATCCCGCCACCGATTTTCTCACGTCTGGACACTCCCGTTGATTATTTTTATCGGCCAGATATACAACACCG GGAGGGATACAACAATCCCCAGGTGTCTGGTGAGAACCTGATTGGCCTCAGCAGGGCCCGTCGCCCACACAACGCGATTTTTGTGAACTTCGATGATGAAGAAATCCCAACTAAACCCCTGGATGCTGCTGTACAGACCTGGAAGAAAGTGTGTACCAATCCTGTGGATAAAAAGGTAGAGGAAGAGCTGAGAAAG CTCTTTGAAGTCCGTCCTGTCTGGTCTCGGAATGCAGTAAAAGCCAATATCAGTGTCCACCCAGACAAGCTGAAACTTCTGTTGCCGTATTTGGCCTATTACATG TTAACAGGTCCTTGGAGAAGCTTATGGGTTAGGTTTGGGTATGACCCCAGAAAACACCCTGAAGCAAAGATTTACCAAGTACTGGACTTCCGAATTCGCTGTGGAATGAAATATG GTTATGCCCCTAATGATATGCCCGTGAAAGCAAAACGCAGCACGTATAACTACAGTCTGCCCATCACTGTCAAGAAGCAAG taaGTCATACAGTCAGTGTACACGATCTGAAACAGGGGCTTGGTACATCTGGTGCATCTGGTGCAAAAAAGCCTGCTTCCAGCAGGTATAAACTGAAG GAATCCATCTACATTTTCCGAGAAGGAGCCTTACCCCCTTATCGACAGATGTTCTACCAGCTTTGTGACTTGAATGTGGAAAG cCTACAGAAAATCATCCGTCGGAATGATGGCACAGAGTCAGAATGCACAGAGCGGGATGGGTGGTGCCTTCCAAAGACTAGTGATGAGCTGCGAGATACTATGTCTCTGATGATAAAGCAGATAATCAGATCCACAAGACCTG CTCTTTTCTCAAATACAACAAGCAGTGCAGCTGGCAAAGAGCAGCTGGCATATGAGTCTGGAGAGGATGAggatgatgaagaggaggaggaagaggactTCAAGCCTTCTGATGGGagtgaaaatgaaatggagACAGAAATTCTGGACTATGTGTGA